In Planococcus shixiaomingii, the DNA window CATATATCGGTGCATTTCGGCGACCATAAAATTAGATTTCCTGTAAATTATCAAGGGGTGAAGGAAGGGGAATTCTACTGTAAAGTGAGCTATTTTCCGCAAACTGAGGCGGGGGAATCATTGAACCTTTATAAAACTAAGGGCGGAGAGATGGTAAGCCCACAATAACTTGTGCATCTTCCGTTTTCGGCTTTGTTAGTTAAAAGACCGGTGTAAATTGAATAAATTAATTTTTTATACCTTTACTTAACATCAACATTAACGTTTAACAAAGCTTTAAATTTACGAAACTCTAATTCATCATCTTTTGTATTAATAAGCAGAAACTGTTTGGTTAAACTACGTATCCAATTAGAAATATATCTGGCTTTATTAAAGTTTACTGTTGGTGTGTGATGCTTTCTAGAACAGCGAATATAAATGGATACAATGCAGGAAAAAATAAATACGTAAAAGGCGTTTTTATATGCAATTACATTTCTGAGTATGTACATTCTCTTTTTTTAAAAAATTCATCTATAAGGAAAAACAATAATGCTAAGAACGTTGCAAACAACATTAAATGACCAAGAAAAAAGAAAGAAAGTAATCCGAATCCAATATGTACAATTAAAGAAAGGAAAAAGCGGTATTTCTTAACGTTTGCTGTTATTAAATCAGAAAATAATGAAACTGGTATACCATAAATAAAGCTTCCCAATAAGCAAGATAAAAATACAAAAACAATGAAGGAAGGATGCATATAATTTACATTATATTCTGTTTCCCGAGTTATTATATCAAAAATTAATATTAAAAAGATTAAAAGGAAAGAAGAATAAAGGGCGACTTTACTTTTTCTGATTACAAGCGGAGTTTTGTAAAGTCTTATTCGTATCTTCGGTATAAAAGTAAGCCCAATTATACCTAAAGCTATCTTAATTTCTATCGATTCTACTCCTACCCAGATGATGAAAACAATCAATGGAACAACCGATGCATATAGAAAGTTTTTATACATTGCTCAACCTCTTTTTTATTTAAATTATAACAAGGAAGCGTTGTTCAGGAGTAGACCCTTTTGGAGTTTATGAAAAATAACTTTACATTTTAAAACTACAGCAAGAAGCTTCATATGGAGTTAGTAATGACTTCATGAAGCTAGAGTTTTTTCATATATAAGTTTTTAATTTAGCGGAGAGGGGGAAGAAGATGGGTGACTTTGAACCGTTATATATTGGAGCTTTTTTGTTTATATTAGGTCTGATCTATGTGCCTGTTATTCTTTACACGCTTTTTAGATACAAACTAACTGGTATTGGAGTGCTTTTCATTCTTTTATCCATTGGAAGTTACTTGTTGCTAGGAAATTACATGGTTGGAGTCGGCTATTATTTGGATGAAAATCCAACAGTGGGGTCTTCGGGCTATGGATTTTCTGAATTAACGCTTCTCACCTATCCTTATATTTTTATGACATTATCCGTTCTGCTTGGAAAAAAAGAAGAGCGCTTTTAAAAAATACGCAAAACTGTTTTACGGGGAGGAATTGGATGAATCCATTTCATTCGACGTATCAGGCTGGCAATGCCAGCATTGGATGGAGTGCCGAAGTGCAGCGCCTGAAAGTACAGGCAATGATGGGGTGGGAGAAGGAATACCGGAATCTGCAGTGGTTCGGCCTAAAGGATGGGATGCGTATTTTGGAGGTCGGCTGCGGTCCGGGCTTCGTCATGGAACAGTTGGCCAAACAATTGCCGAATAGCCCGATCACTGGACTTGATTTGGATGAAAACCTGCTGAAGCACGCGGAAGGACTGTTTGATGAACAGGCAAAGAAGAACGTGGATTTTGTACAAGCATCGGTTTACGGAACAGGACTTCCGGAATGCAGCTACGATTTTGTCGTGGCGCGTATGCTTTTTCTTCACTTGCACAAGCCGGAAGATGCAGCTCTTGAAATGTGGCGTGTGTTAAAGCCCGGTGGAAGAATAGTCATCATCGATATTGACGATGGTATCTTTGGGGTCGTCCAACCAGACCTTGAAGAGTTCCAATCTATCACCAAAAAATTCACCGACATGCAAGGCAAAGCAGGCGGGAACCGGCTTATTGGACGCAGCTTGCCGCGCCTTCTGCAAAAGGCAGGATTTCAAGAAATCGACTTGGAAACGGTGGCCGTGCATAGTGATTTGGCCGGAGTCGAAGGGTTTCAAGTCCAATTTGATGCCAAGCGATTTGAAGGTTTTAATCGGAGTAGGCTCTTGAGTACAAAGGAATTTTCAGCAATCAGTGAAGTTGCGGAGCGGTTGTCAAATGACCCTCATTCCTACGCAATGATGATATTCGTGATGGCGAGCGGGATAAAAGTTTAAAGAGAAGACTTGAAATTTTGCAAAGATAAGTTTAGATATTAAATAATACTTTTGATAACGTTTAATCGCTGATCAGAAATTGTTTAAATACAAAGGGGGAGAAGAAGTTGTTTGAAGCACATCTTCTTCCTTTTTGTTTTAAGAAATGTGCTTTTACGAATACTTAGGAAAAAGGAGTAGAAGTTATAAAAAGGAGTGCGAGGATAATTACCGAACTAAGTAAGAAAGGAAATACGGTGTGGGGGAATTAATCAAAACACATAGGAGCTGAGAGAGATGGCAAGCTAAGAAGTGGAAGCGTTTCGAGATGCTGCAGCGAAGTATTGTGATTTGATTGATTCCTATCGTTTGTTTCTGGAAGCAGAATAGAAACACAAACTGTTTTTCACCCTTTCCACGCTATACGTAAAGGCTTTGGCTCTTCCGGATGTCGAATCCGAATTGAAAGAGCCAGTTGATATCAGGTTTCCAAAGCCGCTTGTCGGTTTTGAAGAACACGACGCATATGCCATGATCTTCGATCCGTACCAAGACAAGGAGCCGGTCATCGGCCTTCTCTCGGATGATGTATCAGATATATATTTAGATATTATGAGGGGATTGTTGCTGTATAAACAAGGGGACTATACAGAAGCGGTCTGGCAATGGAAATTCAACTTCAATATACACTGGGGCAAGCATGCCACAAGCGCCATTCATGCGCTGCATTCCCAAATAAGCTTGTAATTCCTTTCTAGCATTACAGCATGGTTTAAAGAAATTCAAAAGATTAGAATGGGCCAAAGGAGCAATGTAAAGTAATGTGTTGAAATGAATAGGACTTTTATGCAGTAAAGTTACATTCAAAGCGTAAAATTGCGCAAGAGAAAATTAGAGTGTGATGCCGGAGGTGTATTTGAAATGTTTAAGACTTACCAAAGCTTAGATCATAAAGGCAGATTGAGAAGAAGCATATGGGTGGCAGTATTTTTATTATTTTTTATCATCGCGCTTTTTGCTTTTCCGAGATTCTCTCTCGGGACGAATATAGTTTTTTCGATTGTTCTTATTGTAGTTGGTGCATACCAACTACAGAGGGATTATAAAAGAGTAAAAAGGCAGAGGAACTAAATGGATGAATCCGCCAGGTGAAAAAAATAAAAGGAAGCTGGGCATGAAAACGCTTGTAATTTCCGCATTAACATTAACGATGAAGATAATTTACTAAAAAATCTTACACATAAGGAGATGAAACTATGGATAAAAACAAATTACTCAGAATGGATAATGTGGGCATCGTTGTAGAATCCCTTGATGACGCAATTTCTTTCTTCGAGGAGATTGGCTTGAAGCTTGAAGGGCGAGCCACTGTCGAAGGTGAATGGGCGGGCCGTGTAACCGGATTAGGTTCGCAAAATGTAGAGATTGCCATGATGGTTACTCCGGATGGCCACAGCCGACTTGAACTTTCACGATTTCTCACCCCGCCTACTATAGCGGATCACCGGACAGCTCCTGTAAATGCCCTTGGTTACTTGCGCGTCATGTTCACGGTTGAAGACATTGACGAAATGGTATCGAGACTCACTAAGCGTGGTGCTCAACTGGTAGGCGAAGTGGTTCAGTATGAGGAGTCATATCGGCTCTGCTATGTTCGTGGAACCGAAGGACTTCTAATCGGTTTGGCGGAACAACTCGAGAACAAATAAATAAGTGACGTTTTATAAAAAGACTTCATAGTACTTCTATCTGCCGCGATTATCAAATTGATTTGATCAAGGTAAATACTTGCTAGTTCAAGTAATAACGAAAAAACTGTAAACTGCTGTTGAGGGTTAAAACAGGAGAACTGTATGCTGTTTTCCAGTATGCGGTTCTTTTCTTTTTTTATAAAAAATCAAGAAAACACGAAGTAACCTTCGACCGATTTAAGCTGACAGAAGACCTTGTTGCTATGTTAACAATTATAAGTAACACCTTTGTTGAGAATTTAAAAGTTTTTATTGATTGATTCTTTTTTATTTATGAGGTATTAAACTGACTAAAGATAGGAAAGGGGCGCATGATAGGCCGATGAGATGTTTTTGCGAAAAACAGGAAACGAATGAACTGAAATTAGAAGGAGATATTGATACGGATCCTCTCTGGTGCATCCATTGCGGCTGTAATCTGGAAGTGGAGGAGTTGCCGTTATCAAGGGAATTGCAAGAGGAACTCGCTCGGTGGGCTGCAGCATACGGGGATTGGGTTGATTGGGAAAAAGACCAGTTGCTTCCGAATGGGCATCTTCTCGAAGACGAACATAATAAGGCAGGGCTGAGTCTTACCGAAAAATTAAAGAAAGAGCTGA includes these proteins:
- a CDS encoding VOC family protein; the protein is MDKNKLLRMDNVGIVVESLDDAISFFEEIGLKLEGRATVEGEWAGRVTGLGSQNVEIAMMVTPDGHSRLELSRFLTPPTIADHRTAPVNALGYLRVMFTVEDIDEMVSRLTKRGAQLVGEVVQYEESYRLCYVRGTEGLLIGLAEQLENK
- a CDS encoding class I SAM-dependent methyltransferase: MNPFHSTYQAGNASIGWSAEVQRLKVQAMMGWEKEYRNLQWFGLKDGMRILEVGCGPGFVMEQLAKQLPNSPITGLDLDENLLKHAEGLFDEQAKKNVDFVQASVYGTGLPECSYDFVVARMLFLHLHKPEDAALEMWRVLKPGGRIVIIDIDDGIFGVVQPDLEEFQSITKKFTDMQGKAGGNRLIGRSLPRLLQKAGFQEIDLETVAVHSDLAGVEGFQVQFDAKRFEGFNRSRLLSTKEFSAISEVAERLSNDPHSYAMMIFVMASGIKV
- a CDS encoding DUF5063 domain-containing protein: MKEPVDIRFPKPLVGFEEHDAYAMIFDPYQDKEPVIGLLSDDVSDIYLDIMRGLLLYKQGDYTEAVWQWKFNFNIHWGKHATSAIHALHSQISL